In a single window of the Natronosalvus caseinilyticus genome:
- a CDS encoding DUF7559 family protein, whose translation MPPTKEIACTDEDCFLDMFENHYTYDVPEDHGVSDLSCPVCGGTECLEEIEV comes from the coding sequence ATGCCACCGACGAAGGAAATCGCGTGCACGGACGAGGACTGCTTCCTCGACATGTTCGAGAACCACTACACCTACGACGTCCCGGAGGACCACGGCGTGAGCGACCTCTCGTGTCCGGTCTGCGGGGGGACCGAGTGTCTCGAGGAGATCGAAGTATAA
- a CDS encoding TRAM domain-containing protein, translated as MEISEKLLCLFSTEVSEEDDRYVIEIPRQEIDTGDVEPGEVLRVALISRERAASSVDTDAGTASASGTGTGTGTGTGADGSGTASSRTTSPSEPQPPVDVGETRYVEIEDIGKQGDGIARVERGYVIIVPGADVGDRVKIEVSEVKSNFAVGEIIEETF; from the coding sequence GTGGAAATATCTGAAAAACTCCTGTGTCTGTTTAGCACAGAAGTGTCGGAAGAGGACGACCGTTACGTCATCGAAATACCGCGTCAGGAGATCGATACGGGGGACGTCGAACCCGGGGAGGTGCTCCGCGTCGCGCTCATCTCGCGTGAACGCGCGGCCTCGAGCGTCGACACCGACGCTGGAACCGCGAGTGCCAGCGGGACCGGAACCGGAACCGGAACCGGGACCGGCGCCGACGGCTCGGGGACGGCGTCGTCACGGACGACCTCGCCATCGGAACCGCAGCCGCCGGTCGACGTCGGCGAAACCCGCTACGTCGAGATCGAAGACATCGGCAAGCAGGGCGACGGGATCGCTCGCGTCGAACGCGGGTACGTCATCATCGTCCCCGGTGCAGACGTTGGTGACCGCGTGAAGATAGAGGTCAGCGAGGTCAAGTCGAATTTCGCCGTCGGCGAGATTATCGAGGAGACGTTCTGA
- a CDS encoding DUF420 domain-containing protein, which translates to MATATAKRRIRNNPLRATILLTVVGYGLVLGTFLLDLPIYPDLTNAQVNVFSSVIALINATTTVFLAAGWYWIRNGEVEKHRLAMLTAFALILLFLVVYLIRVGGGGTKSFVGPDLVRTAYLLMLAIHILLSIVAVPLVLYALLLGLTHTPTELRRTAHARVGRFAAGSWLLSLVLGVVTYLLLDHVYTYEFSWLIVG; encoded by the coding sequence ATCGCAACCGCGACCGCGAAACGGCGGATCAGGAACAACCCGCTCCGGGCGACGATCCTCCTGACGGTCGTCGGCTACGGACTCGTCCTGGGAACGTTCTTGCTCGATCTGCCCATCTACCCCGACCTGACGAACGCACAGGTCAACGTCTTCTCGAGCGTCATCGCGCTCATCAACGCGACGACGACCGTCTTCCTCGCCGCTGGCTGGTACTGGATTCGTAACGGCGAGGTCGAGAAACACCGCTTAGCGATGTTGACCGCGTTCGCGCTCATCCTCCTGTTTCTCGTGGTCTACCTGATTCGGGTGGGTGGTGGCGGGACCAAATCCTTCGTCGGGCCCGACCTCGTGCGGACCGCCTACCTGCTCATGCTCGCGATCCACATCCTGCTGTCGATCGTCGCCGTCCCACTGGTGCTCTACGCGCTATTGCTCGGGCTGACGCACACCCCCACGGAACTGCGAAGGACGGCCCACGCTCGAGTCGGGCGATTTGCCGCCGGCTCGTGGCTCCTGAGCCTCGTCCTCGGCGTCGTCACGTACCTGCTGCTCGATCACGTCTACACATACGAGTTTAGCTGGCTGATCGTCGGCTGA
- a CDS encoding YkgJ family cysteine cluster protein gives MSSESPSTSLEDELERARALSVDDLATAIESIGFECTRCGACCRGHGEDEHTATVFPDEVRELGESNDASQDASSEDTSYDWRDVARPMPYGLTEGSDGLEGETFEWALQTDDCGDCTFYTEDDGVGACTVHEDRPLICRTYPFSVALAGTSQPMGDAVDESGIVRAHECEGLGRDISRGEAEDLARALKTRAVRELEEAIAVVENYSPAAAGGDETVVVHDSEGAKRPDGSRLEDE, from the coding sequence GTGAGCAGCGAATCACCCTCGACGTCACTCGAGGACGAACTCGAGCGCGCCCGTGCGCTGTCGGTCGACGACCTGGCGACGGCCATCGAGTCCATCGGCTTCGAGTGCACTCGCTGTGGCGCGTGTTGTCGAGGGCACGGGGAGGACGAGCACACCGCGACGGTGTTTCCCGACGAGGTGCGCGAACTCGGTGAGTCGAACGACGCATCCCAAGACGCCTCGAGCGAGGACACCAGCTACGACTGGCGCGACGTCGCCCGACCGATGCCCTACGGCCTGACCGAGGGCTCGGACGGACTCGAGGGCGAGACCTTCGAGTGGGCGCTCCAGACCGACGACTGCGGGGACTGCACGTTCTACACCGAAGACGACGGCGTCGGCGCCTGTACCGTCCACGAGGATCGCCCGCTGATCTGCCGGACCTACCCGTTCAGCGTTGCACTCGCGGGAACCAGCCAGCCGATGGGCGACGCCGTCGACGAGTCCGGGATCGTCCGTGCGCACGAGTGCGAGGGGCTCGGCCGCGATATTTCGAGGGGCGAGGCCGAAGACCTTGCTCGTGCGCTGAAAACTCGGGCCGTTCGCGAACTCGAGGAAGCGATCGCGGTTGTCGAGAATTACTCGCCCGCGGCCGCAGGTGGCGACGAGACGGTCGTCGTCCACGATTCGGAGGGGGCGAAACGGCCAGACGGGAGCCGACTCGAGGACGAGTAA
- a CDS encoding Hsp20/alpha crystallin family protein, with amino-acid sequence MSLRSLRETVGDTLYRQVGRARSHVQEHRSLPVDVLESEESYLVVFDAAGAEPGDLQVRYIDGTVKVRVERYRAYHDGFEMRFPGRGMTLDGKTTLPDDALVNPDAGTATLTDVGTLQITIPKEGSIDSDGAEEAPAAAEDDALEGNPDAMAPSDLKPGAEQVVVDD; translated from the coding sequence GTGAGTCTCAGATCGCTGCGCGAAACCGTCGGCGACACGCTTTACCGACAGGTCGGTCGCGCACGCAGCCACGTTCAGGAGCACCGTTCGCTACCCGTCGACGTCCTCGAGAGCGAGGAGTCGTATCTCGTCGTCTTCGATGCCGCCGGCGCCGAACCCGGAGACCTGCAGGTCCGGTACATCGACGGCACCGTCAAGGTACGAGTCGAGCGCTATCGAGCGTATCACGACGGCTTCGAGATGCGCTTTCCCGGTCGCGGGATGACCCTCGACGGCAAAACGACCCTGCCCGACGACGCGCTCGTCAATCCCGACGCCGGCACCGCGACGCTCACCGACGTCGGAACCCTGCAGATCACGATTCCGAAGGAGGGCTCTATCGATAGCGACGGGGCCGAGGAAGCCCCGGCGGCCGCCGAAGACGACGCTCTCGAGGGGAATCCCGACGCCATGGCGCCGTCGGATCTCAAGCCGGGCGCCGAGCAGGTCGTCGTCGACGATTAA
- a CDS encoding DUF7388 family protein, whose protein sequence is MLTSTAAVARAGLDGIAVKPAECDVLDARDVPVDTVAVDYEGRDHLPSAETLEALARTADVRVTAPVRADGFDPLGDDSLLSALPETVGRVFVAGHPAYLTDAERERAVAPRLGAALKTAPDAWVGTESVERVAMATGAAQYDLLSRRTERELRAIRAAGFPGEIAVYAPTVLTDDEDAVLDAVGAYVSRRRPVSRALPEGAPVDSTAKGRAREVLLAAAKDFALVGTEREVAQRTDALREAGATTVVGYPAQGLESLLE, encoded by the coding sequence ATGCTGACGAGCACCGCCGCCGTCGCGCGAGCGGGCCTCGACGGCATCGCCGTCAAACCCGCCGAGTGTGACGTCCTGGACGCCCGAGACGTCCCCGTCGACACGGTCGCCGTCGACTACGAGGGACGAGACCACCTGCCGAGCGCCGAGACCCTCGAGGCACTCGCCCGGACGGCCGACGTCCGGGTCACGGCGCCGGTCCGCGCCGACGGGTTCGACCCCCTGGGGGACGACTCCCTGCTCTCGGCGCTGCCCGAGACCGTCGGCCGCGTCTTCGTCGCCGGCCACCCGGCCTACCTGACCGACGCCGAACGCGAGCGGGCGGTCGCCCCGCGCCTCGGGGCCGCCCTGAAGACCGCACCGGACGCCTGGGTCGGCACCGAGAGCGTCGAGCGCGTCGCAATGGCGACCGGCGCGGCCCAGTACGACCTGCTCTCGCGGAGGACCGAGCGCGAGCTCCGGGCTATCCGCGCAGCGGGCTTTCCGGGCGAGATCGCCGTCTACGCGCCGACGGTCCTCACCGACGATGAGGACGCCGTCCTGGACGCCGTGGGCGCCTACGTCTCGAGGCGCCGGCCCGTCTCGCGAGCGCTGCCCGAAGGTGCGCCCGTCGATTCGACCGCGAAGGGCCGAGCGCGGGAAGTACTGCTGGCCGCTGCGAAGGACTTCGCCCTCGTGGGAACCGAGCGCGAGGTCGCCCAGCGGACGGACGCGCTCCGAGAGGCGGGCGCGACCACGGTCGTCGGCTACCCGGCCCAGGGGCTCGAGTCGTTGCTCGAGTGA
- a CDS encoding NAD(P)/FAD-dependent oxidoreductase has product MSGSGLDAKNEGAETISEHELAVGADAFVDRGAGLEVAVVGAGAVGATAAYDLAREGADVTLYEKGQVAGGSSGRAAGVCYNAFADDLDAEIGAAAIERFRSLSSDDTFPFVECPYVWLAREGDERRAAHIREGIEAMQSRGVVALEVDADELAERFPHLRTDDVAVAGIAGAAGYTDPARYTACLAAAASGAGATVETDAPVEVRVDPPRVVREGTEREREFDAVLVAAGGHTKAVLEAAGLPIAMKPYRVQAMTATGDLPEPMCYDATDGFYARPHPDGLLAGNGTEEREIDPDDYERGANPGFADELCERVAHRFPEAELGEAEITRAWAGVCTATPDGDPLVGERHDGLYVATGFQGHGFMRAPAIGARIADEILGGEGIPAFDPTRFTGTESFDVVEGMAIEDEPR; this is encoded by the coding sequence ATGAGTGGAAGCGGACTCGACGCGAAAAACGAGGGGGCGGAGACGATCTCCGAACACGAACTCGCCGTCGGCGCCGACGCGTTCGTCGACCGCGGCGCCGGCCTCGAGGTCGCCGTCGTCGGCGCCGGTGCCGTGGGCGCGACGGCCGCCTACGACCTCGCTCGCGAGGGCGCCGACGTCACGCTCTACGAGAAGGGGCAGGTCGCGGGCGGCTCGAGCGGCCGCGCCGCCGGCGTCTGTTACAACGCGTTTGCCGACGACCTCGACGCCGAAATCGGCGCGGCAGCGATCGAGCGCTTCCGATCGCTCTCGAGCGACGACACCTTCCCCTTCGTGGAGTGTCCGTACGTCTGGCTCGCCCGCGAGGGCGACGAGCGGCGAGCGGCACACATCCGGGAGGGGATCGAGGCGATGCAGTCTCGAGGGGTGGTGGCCCTCGAGGTCGACGCCGACGAACTCGCCGAGCGGTTCCCGCACCTGCGAACCGACGACGTCGCCGTCGCCGGCATCGCCGGGGCCGCGGGCTACACCGACCCGGCGCGGTACACGGCCTGCCTCGCCGCCGCGGCCAGCGGCGCGGGCGCGACCGTCGAGACGGACGCCCCGGTCGAGGTTCGCGTCGATCCGCCGCGCGTGGTTCGCGAGGGGACGGAGCGAGAACGAGAGTTCGACGCCGTCCTCGTCGCCGCCGGCGGACATACGAAGGCCGTCCTCGAAGCGGCGGGACTCCCCATCGCGATGAAACCCTATCGCGTCCAGGCGATGACGGCGACCGGGGACCTCCCAGAGCCGATGTGTTACGACGCGACGGACGGCTTCTACGCCCGACCGCATCCGGACGGCCTGCTCGCGGGCAACGGCACCGAGGAACGCGAGATCGATCCTGACGACTACGAGCGAGGAGCGAACCCCGGATTCGCCGACGAACTGTGCGAGCGCGTCGCCCACCGGTTCCCCGAGGCCGAACTGGGTGAGGCGGAGATCACCCGCGCCTGGGCCGGCGTCTGCACCGCGACGCCCGACGGGGACCCGCTCGTGGGCGAACGCCACGACGGCCTGTACGTGGCGACGGGGTTCCAGGGTCACGGCTTCATGCGCGCGCCGGCCATCGGCGCCAGAATCGCGGACGAGATCCTCGGTGGTGAGGGCATTCCGGCGTTCGACCCCACTCGGTTTACGGGAACCGAATCCTTCGACGTCGTCGAGGGAATGGCTATCGAGGACGAGCCACGGTAG
- a CDS encoding creatininase family protein produces the protein MTLLAEQTTTAAADTLEAAEVAVLPTGSTEQHGPALPLGMDHMAAQAFARTATDREDAVVLPTVPVGVSVHHRQFDGTLFVSEETFERYVRETLSSVAEHGVQKAVVVNGHGGNSSALNRVARTLRDEETAFAPPWNWWDSVGDLADDLFDENGGHADAMESSVLWHVREDLIRPDRLEEAESGAGEGWGEAVHGANVGFDTIDFSETGAVGKPTQADPAKGERLFEAASDELHALLDWLAARPLEDCWPTGHV, from the coding sequence ATGACACTGCTCGCCGAACAGACGACCACGGCGGCCGCCGACACGCTCGAGGCCGCCGAGGTCGCCGTCCTCCCGACCGGGAGCACCGAACAGCACGGCCCGGCCCTACCGCTGGGCATGGACCACATGGCCGCGCAGGCGTTCGCCCGAACGGCCACCGACCGCGAGGACGCCGTCGTGCTCCCGACGGTACCGGTCGGCGTCTCCGTCCACCACCGCCAGTTCGACGGGACGCTCTTCGTAAGCGAGGAGACCTTCGAGCGCTACGTCCGGGAAACGCTCTCGAGCGTCGCCGAACACGGCGTCCAGAAGGCCGTCGTGGTCAACGGCCACGGCGGCAACTCGAGTGCACTGAACCGGGTCGCTCGTACCCTTCGGGACGAGGAAACGGCCTTCGCGCCGCCGTGGAACTGGTGGGATAGCGTGGGCGACCTCGCCGACGACCTCTTCGACGAGAACGGCGGCCACGCCGACGCGATGGAGTCGAGCGTCCTCTGGCACGTCCGCGAGGACCTGATTCGACCGGACCGACTCGAGGAGGCCGAATCGGGCGCCGGCGAGGGCTGGGGCGAGGCGGTCCACGGTGCGAACGTCGGCTTCGACACCATCGACTTCTCGGAGACCGGTGCGGTCGGGAAGCCGACCCAGGCCGACCCCGCGAAGGGCGAACGGCTGTTCGAGGCCGCCAGCGACGAACTCCACGCGCTGCTCGACTGGCTGGCGGCACGACCGCTCGAGGACTGCTGGCCCACGGGTCACGTATGA
- a CDS encoding radical SAM protein, producing the protein MTDPETLAVTVVDGYVDEPAHFGVPPYVSTYPRYTAGALVDAGVPPERITYHTIDGLREVPDRWRDVDEADLLIYLGGMTVPGKYVGGTPAEPGEVRKLAWTAGGTSLMGGPVKFGVGDANEGATETERQDLDFDFVAKGDVEAAVYDLLESGLEGFNNRMRDVPEATRWARKGAFIVEQHPNHPDYLICELETSRGCAYRCSFCTEPLYGNPSFRPPESVIDEVDALSDYGVKHFRLGRQADILAYGGDGEAPNPDALRELYGGIREVAPDLETLHLDNMNPVTIANWPEASREGIRIIAEHNTPGDTAAFGLESADPVVQEANNLNVTAEECLEAVRVVNEEGGWRPGEQPGSGPSLPADLEEEPPRLPKLLPGINLLHGLLEEREETYDHNLEFLRRVYDEGLVLRRVNIRQVMAFDGTEMSDTGASIAREHKKLFKRYKREVRETVDNPMLERVAPAGTVLSDVHLEYHQDGHTFGRQLGTYPLLVGIPGERPLGSTIDVAVVDHGYRSVTGVPYPLDLNAASMDELTAIPGVGDRTAGDIIVDRPHESMPDLESTVDVSVFATLSQPSALD; encoded by the coding sequence ATGACCGACCCCGAAACGCTCGCGGTGACCGTCGTCGACGGCTACGTCGACGAACCGGCTCACTTCGGGGTCCCGCCGTACGTGTCGACGTACCCGCGCTACACGGCCGGGGCGCTCGTCGACGCCGGCGTTCCGCCCGAGCGAATCACCTACCACACGATCGACGGCCTGCGCGAGGTTCCCGACCGCTGGCGGGACGTCGACGAGGCCGACCTGTTGATCTACCTCGGCGGGATGACCGTCCCCGGCAAGTACGTCGGCGGAACGCCCGCCGAACCCGGCGAGGTCCGGAAACTGGCCTGGACGGCCGGCGGCACGAGCCTGATGGGTGGCCCCGTCAAGTTCGGCGTCGGCGACGCCAACGAGGGGGCGACCGAGACCGAGCGCCAGGACCTGGACTTCGACTTCGTCGCGAAGGGGGACGTCGAGGCCGCCGTCTACGACCTCCTCGAGAGCGGTCTCGAGGGCTTCAACAACCGGATGCGCGACGTCCCCGAAGCCACGCGGTGGGCCCGGAAAGGTGCGTTCATCGTCGAACAGCACCCGAACCATCCCGACTACCTCATCTGCGAACTCGAGACTTCACGTGGCTGTGCCTACCGGTGTTCGTTCTGCACGGAGCCGCTGTACGGCAACCCCTCGTTCCGGCCGCCCGAATCCGTGATCGACGAGGTCGACGCGCTCTCCGACTACGGCGTGAAACACTTCCGCCTCGGCCGCCAGGCCGACATCCTCGCTTACGGCGGCGACGGGGAGGCCCCGAACCCCGACGCCCTCCGGGAGCTCTACGGCGGGATTCGGGAAGTGGCCCCCGACCTCGAGACGCTCCACCTCGACAACATGAATCCGGTCACCATCGCGAACTGGCCCGAGGCCTCGCGGGAGGGAATCCGGATCATCGCCGAGCACAACACGCCCGGCGACACGGCCGCGTTCGGCCTCGAGTCCGCGGACCCGGTGGTCCAGGAGGCGAACAACCTCAACGTCACTGCCGAGGAGTGTCTCGAAGCGGTTCGCGTCGTCAACGAGGAAGGCGGCTGGCGACCCGGCGAGCAACCGGGGAGCGGTCCCTCGCTGCCGGCCGACCTCGAGGAGGAGCCGCCACGCCTCCCGAAACTCCTCCCCGGCATCAACCTGCTCCACGGCCTGCTCGAGGAACGCGAGGAGACCTACGACCACAACCTCGAGTTCCTCAGGCGGGTCTACGACGAGGGGCTAGTGCTCCGGCGAGTGAACATCAGGCAGGTGATGGCCTTCGACGGTACCGAGATGTCCGACACCGGGGCCTCCATCGCCAGAGAGCACAAGAAGCTGTTCAAGCGGTACAAGCGCGAGGTCCGCGAGACCGTCGACAACCCGATGCTCGAGCGCGTCGCACCGGCCGGTACCGTGCTATCGGACGTCCACCTCGAGTACCACCAGGACGGCCACACGTTCGGCCGCCAGCTGGGGACCTATCCCCTGCTGGTCGGGATTCCCGGCGAACGCCCGCTCGGGTCGACGATCGACGTGGCCGTCGTCGATCACGGCTACCGATCCGTCACGGGCGTCCCGTACCCGCTCGACCTCAACGCGGCGTCGATGGACGAATTGACGGCGATCCCCGGCGTCGGCGACCGCACCGCGGGTGACATCATCGTCGACCGACCCCACGAATCGATGCCCGACCTCGAGTCGACGGTCGACGTCTCGGTGTTCGCGACGCTCTCTCAGCCCTCCGCGCTGGACTGA